A DNA window from Halorubrum sp. DM2 contains the following coding sequences:
- a CDS encoding helix-turn-helix transcriptional regulator, whose protein sequence is MYDLTGFQRDLLYVIAGLEDPHGLAIKDELEDYYEKEIHHGRLYPNLDTLVEKGLIEKSQRDRRTNEYTTTRRGTREIKARAEWEAKYIDHGE, encoded by the coding sequence ATGTACGATCTCACTGGCTTTCAGCGCGATCTCCTGTATGTTATTGCAGGGCTTGAGGACCCACACGGGCTCGCGATCAAAGACGAGCTCGAAGATTACTACGAAAAAGAGATCCATCATGGTCGGCTCTATCCAAATCTCGATACACTCGTTGAGAAGGGACTCATTGAAAAAAGTCAGCGCGATCGACGAACCAACGAATACACTACCACTCGCCGAGGCACCAGAGAAATCAAAGCGCGGGCTGAATGGGAAGCTAAGTATATTGACCACGGCGAGTGA
- a CDS encoding PD-(D/E)XK nuclease family protein encodes MIANEDISWKRCAYAVGNILQCWEHQGTHDAIFEYDAYLDDATERAVERIAELETASMKLTNETIDPDLDVVVVEPEMLTQLEQAYLPAAYDTVSLFTDREFELPAFRIHNSPTAIVETVVNSITEANAENVGIVLDQGSEYSPLIESALEAADIPFFGGPGFIDRGEHRLFLHFLRTAHRGTDTRISEIRSLLTAFDCAVADRDSEKRLHELDDGELSWLIEFSHDIQQYTFSDALSTFENRADETLAGFQEELETLGIADESVTEARLDELSFYLQTYEVPVDRDNEGVLLADAKSASYVGREVVFYLGLDERWTHSAPRRPWVDQDAQFTRNIKSFQLLLQSGSQQHYLVQDSTGGAAVTPCLYFEELLEEEYESFSDLSSTTHHTHSEPHDGAVFDTEPVDVDSKPVETISKSSLNTYVNSPRDYYFSRIVDGPEKDYLTEGNLLHNFAEFYVNHPAVIDDAALTKVVDLMLDEVRPLVRSVDEQTRRTEYRASLETIVSYLEENPPPDGAFLTPASKGENTVAAHFGHDIDSPVTERRFTDDSLGINGMIDLVQSETELLDYKSGSENSANSIVKDAAIDEPTDEPDFQALLYLTYWRSQTPAEQLSFTFFYVTELVDDMIAGDGTLDDALTTITYYPESLTEHVQTESFFEYLREEGANKCQKILSKIDYQTYAAVFDAAPLVETTDSDELIESAFGQTMIKRLESEIGEYKYVKTGSKQVMREIARQQKGAFFEPDFDAFESFVEERLTELNRRRTGDESFPIEGLAGEPNYRRVDNRDLLLEGDQ; translated from the coding sequence ATGATAGCCAACGAGGACATCTCGTGGAAACGGTGTGCTTACGCGGTCGGTAATATCCTCCAGTGTTGGGAACACCAGGGGACACACGATGCGATTTTCGAGTACGATGCCTATCTCGACGACGCCACCGAACGAGCAGTTGAGCGCATCGCAGAACTCGAAACTGCCTCAATGAAGCTCACAAACGAGACTATCGATCCGGATCTCGACGTGGTGGTTGTCGAACCGGAGATGCTTACCCAGCTCGAACAAGCGTATCTGCCTGCTGCGTACGACACTGTTAGCCTCTTCACTGATCGCGAATTCGAGTTACCAGCGTTCCGTATTCATAACTCACCAACAGCGATCGTCGAAACGGTCGTCAATTCAATCACTGAAGCGAACGCGGAGAATGTCGGGATCGTACTCGATCAAGGAAGTGAGTACTCGCCGCTCATCGAGTCTGCGCTCGAAGCAGCTGACATTCCGTTCTTCGGTGGTCCAGGCTTTATCGATCGTGGTGAACATCGGTTGTTCCTCCACTTCCTCCGAACTGCCCACCGAGGGACCGATACTCGAATAAGCGAGATTCGATCGCTGTTGACAGCATTCGACTGTGCTGTTGCCGACCGTGATTCAGAGAAGCGTCTCCATGAACTGGACGATGGCGAATTGTCGTGGCTAATTGAGTTCAGCCACGATATTCAGCAGTACACGTTTTCGGACGCGCTCTCCACGTTTGAAAACCGCGCCGATGAGACGCTTGCTGGCTTTCAAGAGGAGTTGGAGACGCTTGGCATCGCCGACGAGTCCGTCACAGAAGCCCGGCTCGATGAATTATCGTTCTATCTCCAGACGTATGAGGTGCCTGTCGACCGAGACAATGAAGGTGTACTGCTCGCCGATGCGAAGTCGGCATCATACGTCGGTCGAGAGGTTGTCTTCTACTTAGGTCTCGACGAGCGGTGGACACACTCGGCACCACGTCGCCCGTGGGTTGATCAGGATGCTCAGTTTACGCGGAATATCAAGAGCTTCCAGTTGCTGTTACAGAGCGGCAGCCAGCAACACTATCTTGTTCAAGATTCGACTGGTGGGGCCGCTGTCACTCCGTGTCTGTACTTCGAAGAGCTCCTCGAAGAAGAGTACGAATCCTTCTCCGACTTGTCATCGACTACTCACCACACACATTCCGAACCACACGACGGGGCTGTATTCGACACAGAGCCCGTTGATGTGGACTCCAAGCCCGTCGAGACGATCAGTAAGTCGAGTCTCAACACCTACGTGAACTCTCCGCGGGACTACTACTTTAGCCGGATCGTCGACGGCCCAGAGAAGGATTATCTCACAGAGGGCAACTTACTCCATAATTTTGCGGAATTCTATGTCAACCACCCAGCTGTCATCGATGATGCGGCACTCACGAAGGTTGTCGATCTCATGCTAGATGAGGTCCGCCCGCTCGTCCGTTCTGTCGACGAACAGACGCGCCGTACCGAGTACCGTGCAAGCCTCGAAACAATTGTCTCGTATCTCGAGGAAAACCCCCCGCCGGATGGGGCATTCCTTACACCCGCCAGCAAAGGTGAGAACACCGTTGCCGCTCACTTCGGTCACGACATTGACTCTCCTGTGACTGAGCGCCGGTTCACTGACGACAGTTTGGGCATCAACGGGATGATTGACCTCGTCCAGTCGGAAACCGAACTGCTTGATTACAAAAGCGGCAGTGAAAACAGCGCTAATTCGATAGTCAAAGACGCTGCGATCGACGAGCCGACAGACGAACCTGACTTTCAGGCATTGTTGTATCTAACCTATTGGCGGTCACAAACGCCTGCTGAGCAGCTCTCATTCACGTTCTTCTATGTTACCGAGCTCGTCGACGACATGATCGCTGGCGATGGTACTCTCGATGACGCACTGACCACGATAACATACTATCCTGAATCGCTTACTGAACACGTCCAAACTGAATCGTTCTTCGAGTACCTTCGTGAGGAGGGAGCAAACAAGTGCCAGAAGATCCTCTCGAAGATTGACTATCAGACGTACGCTGCCGTCTTTGATGCCGCACCGCTCGTTGAGACGACAGATAGCGACGAACTCATCGAATCAGCGTTCGGCCAGACAATGATTAAGCGGCTTGAATCAGAAATTGGCGAGTACAAGTACGTTAAGACGGGGAGTAAACAGGTCATGCGAGAGATTGCTCGGCAGCAGAAGGGCGCGTTCTTCGAACCTGATTTTGATGCATTCGAGTCGTTCGTCGAGGAGCGATTGACAGAGCTCAACCGGCGTCGGACTGGCGATGAGTCCTTCCCTATCGAGGGTCTTGCCGGCGAGCCGAATTACCGACGGGTGGATAATCGTGATTTGCTCTTGGAGGGTGACCAATGA
- a CDS encoding ATP-dependent DNA helicase → MSDVTPNPEQRDLIESTDGLYLVDAGAGTGKTFTVTRRYANIVDKDGIDPSDVLLVTFTNNAAAEMRERIVRNSEYGMRELSNAPIQTFHSLAHDILDEHGHDAPTHLGVEETITGSTRIIEDDIIEQALFREFIGQFIDSHPEYDEFFTAISETTELLDLIKELSAKGVFPTANGWYRDGESHLDGDFEAFETLFTDLNAPRNGGSKQSKLREKLNDYGTEKTYLPEAPEQWELRGNGKQIPADVAGRVFEDDRTALKQFVHDVYHAYLEFALRRNYLNFGFLQLFAFVLLCEDHDLRERLGYEYVMVDEFQDSSEIQFKLMLLLAGTENICVVGDWKQSIYSFQYADVDNIREFDDRLQRFAEELNRDADRVTFPTTAATSKQLTRNYRSTQSILRFSTQALTARATNSELLDVEAISEAVTRLKADTDHDESRIEALTSEDEHEAILAKIDDIVDNDDYAVEGDDGEYRAPKYGDIAVLTRTRDFGRDILDTASEYNLPMAYEGGIEVFRTDAAKLLLAWLRILERDADRGWALVLEEAGYTIDEVKAITDRGTYPEEMVAFRETLREMETFGGVARRVFDRYDQSGPTADVVLDTIQSVHGTTTFTRGELIQFIEAAIEDGSTDEVDAGAGMNAVTVQTIHATKGLEYPIVILANMNTNKFPSTGGSGSDIAYTDPIGLRQRKVYSEEAHDVPHVYHNWQSDVLNKCLPQNYDEERRLLYVAITRAESHVILTGGENPNVFLDELPVNIETVDPDLSSFSAVDNESSPFTVDIPDPDGPASYSPHTFIDDAVFEGDTGGRGMEFGSEVHEFAERYVLGETVDTGDNSDKENVRDFLESLDGEKIAEIDAFLPLTVDDEEVTIGGIIDLLHVTPDHVDIVDYKTDLSTHAEEEYTKQLSIYYHVVVDQYPDRSVSASIFYTDNGDRGEIEPLSRSELKELVRTHRA, encoded by the coding sequence ATGAGCGACGTTACGCCAAACCCGGAGCAACGCGACCTTATTGAGTCAACCGACGGCCTGTATCTCGTCGACGCTGGTGCTGGCACCGGGAAGACCTTCACCGTCACCCGACGATATGCGAACATCGTCGATAAGGACGGGATCGATCCGTCTGATGTCCTGTTGGTGACGTTCACGAACAACGCAGCTGCGGAAATGCGAGAACGGATCGTGCGGAACAGCGAGTATGGAATGCGGGAACTTTCGAATGCCCCGATCCAGACGTTCCACTCGTTGGCACACGATATTCTCGACGAACACGGCCATGATGCTCCGACACACCTCGGGGTTGAGGAGACGATCACCGGCTCAACCCGAATTATCGAAGACGACATCATCGAACAGGCACTGTTTCGTGAATTTATCGGCCAGTTCATTGATTCACACCCGGAGTACGATGAGTTCTTCACCGCGATCTCGGAGACGACAGAACTGCTCGATCTCATCAAAGAACTGTCTGCGAAGGGTGTGTTTCCGACCGCAAACGGGTGGTACCGCGACGGCGAGTCACACCTTGACGGTGACTTTGAGGCATTCGAGACGCTGTTTACCGATCTGAATGCGCCTCGAAACGGTGGAAGCAAGCAGTCGAAGCTCCGCGAGAAGCTCAACGACTACGGGACAGAGAAAACCTACCTTCCGGAGGCCCCAGAGCAGTGGGAGCTTCGCGGGAACGGCAAACAGATTCCAGCGGATGTCGCCGGACGCGTTTTTGAGGACGATCGAACAGCACTCAAGCAGTTCGTCCACGATGTGTATCACGCCTACCTTGAGTTTGCGCTTCGACGGAACTACCTGAACTTCGGGTTCCTTCAGCTGTTTGCGTTCGTCCTTCTGTGTGAAGACCACGATCTTCGAGAGCGACTGGGGTACGAGTATGTGATGGTCGACGAGTTCCAGGACTCCAGTGAGATCCAGTTCAAACTCATGCTTCTTCTGGCCGGCACAGAGAATATCTGTGTGGTCGGTGACTGGAAGCAAAGCATCTACAGCTTCCAATACGCCGACGTCGATAACATCCGTGAGTTCGACGATCGACTCCAGCGGTTCGCCGAAGAGCTGAACCGGGACGCAGATCGCGTCACGTTCCCGACGACGGCGGCTACCAGCAAACAACTGACACGGAACTACCGGTCAACCCAATCTATCCTGCGGTTCTCGACACAGGCGCTGACGGCTCGTGCGACGAACAGTGAGTTACTCGATGTTGAGGCCATCTCCGAGGCGGTCACACGGTTGAAGGCGGACACAGACCATGACGAGAGCCGTATCGAGGCGCTCACAAGTGAGGATGAACACGAGGCGATTCTCGCGAAAATCGACGACATCGTCGACAACGATGACTACGCCGTTGAGGGTGACGATGGTGAGTACCGCGCGCCGAAGTACGGTGATATCGCCGTATTGACCCGAACCCGCGATTTCGGACGGGACATACTCGACACGGCAAGCGAATACAACCTGCCGATGGCCTACGAGGGAGGGATCGAGGTCTTCAGAACCGATGCTGCGAAGTTGCTGTTAGCGTGGCTCCGCATCCTCGAACGTGACGCCGACCGTGGTTGGGCACTCGTCTTAGAAGAGGCCGGATACACGATCGACGAGGTGAAAGCGATCACCGATCGCGGGACGTACCCTGAAGAGATGGTTGCCTTCCGTGAAACCCTTCGAGAGATGGAGACATTCGGGGGTGTCGCCCGTCGCGTGTTCGATCGGTACGACCAGAGTGGTCCAACCGCGGACGTTGTACTTGACACGATTCAGTCGGTTCACGGGACGACAACGTTCACTCGTGGAGAGCTCATCCAGTTTATCGAAGCCGCGATTGAAGACGGCAGCACCGATGAGGTTGACGCTGGTGCGGGGATGAATGCGGTGACTGTTCAGACCATCCACGCAACGAAAGGGCTCGAATATCCGATTGTCATCCTCGCGAATATGAACACGAACAAGTTCCCATCAACTGGTGGCAGCGGGAGCGATATCGCGTACACAGATCCAATCGGACTCCGACAGCGGAAGGTGTACTCTGAAGAGGCTCACGATGTCCCACACGTCTACCACAACTGGCAGTCAGACGTTCTCAATAAGTGTCTCCCTCAGAACTACGATGAGGAACGCCGACTGCTCTACGTGGCTATTACGCGTGCTGAGAGCCACGTCATTCTAACCGGCGGTGAGAATCCAAATGTGTTCCTTGATGAACTCCCCGTTAATATCGAAACAGTCGACCCGGATCTGTCGTCCTTCAGCGCAGTAGATAACGAGTCATCACCGTTTACCGTTGACATTCCGGATCCTGATGGGCCAGCAAGCTACTCTCCGCATACGTTCATCGATGATGCCGTTTTCGAAGGGGATACCGGTGGTCGAGGGATGGAATTCGGATCGGAGGTCCACGAGTTCGCAGAGCGGTATGTGCTTGGTGAGACTGTCGACACCGGTGACAACTCCGATAAGGAGAACGTACGGGACTTCTTGGAGTCACTCGACGGCGAGAAGATCGCCGAAATCGATGCGTTCCTCCCGCTGACCGTCGACGACGAGGAAGTGACGATCGGTGGGATCATCGACCTGCTCCACGTTACTCCTGACCACGTTGACATCGTCGACTACAAGACCGATCTCTCGACTCACGCCGAAGAGGAGTATACGAAGCAACTCAGTATCTACTACCACGTTGTCGTCGACCAATATCCAGATCGGTCGGTCTCTGCTTCGATCTTCTACACCGATAATGGTGACCGTGGTGAGATTGAACCTCTCAGTAGATCGGAGCTCAAAGAGTTAGTCCGAACTCACAGAGCGTAA
- a CDS encoding MarR family transcriptional regulator: MPIDLRTHDSSDDIHIDPSTNKAAIIQLLYTNPNYGFTPSEIHDRLDNIPKGSITGTLTRLFNDGDIGKTADGYYHALENRDDLRRFARDLVQVRDLTARYDDDFSPADIEQMDEGCPSGAQSEIRQYSCVNDEPAPEDWIASTDDSEQA; encoded by the coding sequence ATGCCTATCGACCTCCGAACACACGACTCTTCCGACGACATCCATATCGATCCGAGTACAAACAAGGCTGCGATTATCCAACTTCTCTATACGAACCCAAACTACGGGTTCACGCCCTCCGAAATCCACGACCGACTCGATAACATCCCAAAAGGAAGTATCACTGGTACGCTCACCCGTCTGTTCAACGACGGCGACATCGGCAAGACCGCTGACGGCTACTACCACGCCCTCGAGAACCGTGACGATCTCCGGCGATTCGCCCGTGACCTCGTTCAAGTCCGGGATCTCACTGCCCGCTACGACGATGACTTTTCTCCTGCCGACATCGAGCAAATGGATGAAGGATGCCCGAGCGGCGCACAGTCCGAGATCAGACAGTACAGTTGTGTCAACGACGAACCGGCACCCGAAGACTGGATCGCGAGTACCGACGATTCCGAACAGGCGTAG
- a CDS encoding metal-dependent hydrolase encodes MHRPGHYGGSLLAYAPVGFLVVAAGAVELAIAGGAVAVAGAMIPDWDQRVPFVRHRGPTHTVWFALLVGTILGVAGALVGSSVGVGGAIALGGFGFVVGAIIVIGHLLADVLTPMGIRPFEPLRDDTYTLDIAKAANPLANYALLALGAVTSVIAFLTGSVVAGALGF; translated from the coding sequence ATACATCGGCCAGGACACTACGGGGGCTCGCTGCTTGCGTACGCACCAGTCGGCTTTCTCGTAGTCGCGGCCGGTGCCGTGGAGCTAGCGATCGCTGGCGGCGCCGTCGCAGTCGCCGGAGCAATGATCCCCGACTGGGACCAACGTGTACCGTTTGTCCGCCACCGTGGGCCAACGCATACCGTGTGGTTCGCACTTCTTGTCGGTACCATTCTCGGCGTCGCTGGGGCTCTCGTCGGGAGTAGTGTGGGTGTCGGCGGTGCCATCGCGCTCGGCGGTTTCGGATTCGTGGTCGGCGCCATAATCGTTATTGGACACCTTCTCGCGGATGTCCTCACGCCGATGGGTATTCGTCCGTTCGAACCGCTCCGAGACGACACGTACACGCTTGATATCGCGAAGGCAGCGAATCCTCTCGCGAATTATGCGCTCCTCGCTCTCGGGGCCGTCACCTCGGTGATCGCGTTCCTTACCGGCAGTGTTGTTGCTGGTGCCCTTGGCTTCTGA
- a CDS encoding tubulin/FtsZ family protein, translated as MKLALIGVGQAGGKVVGEFLAYDARTGADIVRGAIAVNTAKADLQGIDHLSTDRRILIGQSRVKGHGVGADNELGAEVAEEDIGEILGALDSVPIHEIDAFLVVAGLGGGTGSGGAPVIAKNLKQIYTEPVYGLGILPGSDEGGIYTLNAARSLKTFVDEVDNLMLFDNDAWRSSGESVEEGFDAINEELVQRFGVLFSAGEVVKGSDVAESVVDSSEIINTLKGGGISSLGYADVAVDEPERKGLLSRLRGDSDDGIDSTEATNRITSLVRKATLGRLTLPCEVNGTERALLVIAGPPAYLNRKGIEHGRKWLEEQTGSMEVRGGDYPRRRGGTVAALVLLGGVTNVPRVKELQQVAIEAQQNIGEITGESEDKFSELMDSDGELESLF; from the coding sequence ATGAAACTCGCATTGATCGGGGTTGGACAGGCGGGCGGGAAGGTGGTCGGCGAGTTCTTGGCCTACGACGCACGGACGGGTGCGGATATTGTTCGTGGAGCGATCGCCGTCAACACGGCAAAAGCAGATCTTCAAGGCATAGACCACCTCTCGACAGACCGCCGAATCCTGATCGGACAGTCGCGAGTGAAGGGCCACGGTGTGGGCGCCGATAACGAACTGGGCGCGGAGGTTGCCGAAGAAGATATCGGCGAGATCCTCGGAGCGCTTGACTCGGTACCAATCCACGAGATCGACGCGTTCCTCGTTGTCGCAGGGCTCGGTGGCGGGACCGGATCAGGTGGGGCGCCCGTGATCGCCAAGAACCTCAAACAGATCTACACCGAACCCGTGTACGGGCTCGGAATTCTCCCCGGCAGCGATGAGGGTGGGATCTACACGCTGAACGCCGCCCGATCGCTCAAAACGTTCGTCGACGAGGTGGATAACCTCATGCTGTTCGACAACGATGCGTGGCGCAGCTCTGGCGAGTCCGTTGAGGAAGGGTTCGACGCGATCAACGAGGAGCTCGTCCAGCGGTTCGGCGTGCTCTTCAGTGCGGGTGAAGTGGTCAAGGGAAGCGACGTCGCCGAGAGTGTGGTTGACTCCTCGGAGATCATCAACACGCTCAAAGGTGGCGGGATTTCCTCGCTCGGCTACGCCGACGTCGCGGTGGACGAGCCAGAGCGGAAGGGGTTGCTCTCGCGGCTCCGCGGTGATTCCGATGACGGGATCGACAGTACAGAGGCTACTAATCGGATTACGAGTCTCGTTCGGAAGGCGACCCTTGGTCGACTTACGCTCCCGTGTGAGGTGAACGGCACCGAGCGGGCACTGCTCGTTATCGCCGGCCCACCGGCCTATCTCAATCGAAAGGGAATCGAGCACGGTCGCAAGTGGCTCGAAGAACAGACCGGGTCAATGGAAGTCCGCGGTGGGGACTATCCACGACGTAGGGGAGGAACGGTCGCAGCGCTCGTGTTGCTCGGCGGTGTGACGAACGTTCCACGGGTGAAAGAGCTTCAGCAAGTCGCGATCGAAGCACAACAGAATATCGGTGAGATCACCGGCGAAAGCGAGGACAAGTTCTCGGAGCTGATGGATAGCGACGGGGAACTAGAGTCGCTGTTTTGA